From the genome of Ailuropoda melanoleuca isolate Jingjing chromosome 5, ASM200744v2, whole genome shotgun sequence:
GGGTGCAGGAGGGGATGGGGCTGAAGGCAAGAGTGGAGAGAANggggtggagggagagatgaaATGAAGGGTGGGTGGTCTCTCATGTGaccatgaccttggacaaggagAAAACAAGGTCATCtggaaggaggtggggtgggggcctaGAAGGGCACAGTCTGTAGGGACCAGCTTCTGGAGCCTACATGGAAGAGATTTCCCCACCTTCCGCCTCCCCCTGTCGCTCCTttgtttccttctgcctttctccGAGCATAAATGAGGTGAAGGTGGTACAGCCACCACTGTTTAGCTGTGAAGACCAGGAGAAAGGAAGGTTTCTCAGAGGAGGTGCCGTGAGGAGGGATACAGCAGGCTGGTGTCTGGAAGGAAGTTGAGGCATCAGAGAGCTGGGTGTCACTGCCATGGATCAGGTCCTCTTATGTGCTGTTCACAGACTGTGTGTGTGAGCTGTGTCTTGTTTGCCGCAGGTCTCAGTCCACACTGAGGAACAGGACCAGCCCTTGCAGGAGACGGCCCCTATGGGAACAGAACAGGAGCCCAGCATGTCCCTCCCCCCTCTGATGGCGCAGCTCAAGTGTGAGTCTCCGGAACCTGAAGCCCAGCTGGGGGAGCGAGGTACAGAAGACAGACCCGtcttgggaggaaggggaggacgGGCCGGCCCAGGACACCGGGCCTCTGGGGCATTTGATCATTAGAGTCTGATCATTAGTTTCTGATCATTAGAGTCAGGAAGTCTCTCCTGCACATAGACTCTCAGCCGCTTTGGTTTGTCATTCTTCagttcttgttttctctttatatttaaatatttttcctgaattcTTACACTGTTTTATTTGAGATCACTTAATTTAATCCTTCTGATAGTTATTTTCCTTTGTACTGATTTCCGTGCTTTTTCTACTAGTGTCTTCACTTTGGCTGTATCCTTCCTCCTTCAGTAAACAACCCTCTGCCCCATGATGTCTGTAGTTATCAGACGGTtcaggaaaaaatgtatatatgtgtgtacgcTTACAAAGAGAAGGCACAACAAGGCAAATGTGGCAGAATGTTATAAGTTGGTGAATGGGTGAAAGACCCCGCATCTTTTTTATCTCTACTTTGtctatatttattcttttccatttaattttttaaaataggtaaaaattcatataattcaaaaacaaaaatttaaagttatCCAGTGAAAAGTTTTCATTCCACCCCGTTCGTTCCCTCAGCGGTCTGGTCTCCTCCCAGCCCTGAAGTAGGTTGTCACTGTTTCCAGTTCTTGTGTATCCTTCTCTTTAGAGATATATACGTTTTTCATATTCAAACAaataccttttcttctctttatcacTAGGATGGTAAAagcttgcattttttatttcttaacagcAGCTTAATAGTAAAATGTATGGATGAACCACACAGTTAACTTATCGATCCCCCAAGTTGTCCCCAGTATTTTCCTGGAGCAGGTGGGGCTGTGGTGAATGTTTGAGTACTTTTGCAGTATAAATTCCTGCATGTGGAATTACTAGGCCAAAGGTTAAatccatttgtaattttgatggaTATTGTCACATTTCCCTCTGTAAAGCCTGGGTTAGTTTACACTCCCACTGGGAACGTGTGACACCCATTTCATGAACTCGCTGTTACATCATACTGACGGGCAGGATGATGGGTGAAAATTGTGTCTCAATATTGTTTCAATTTGCTTTTCCCTTATTTTGAGGTGGAGCATCTTACGTTTAAGAGCTATTGTATTTCCTTTCCTGGAGGCagtcagtttttcttttgccCAGTTTCTATTGGGTTATTGGTCTTTTCCATGACAATTTTTGGAGGACTTTATGTATTATGTCTGTCCTGTGTTCTAATGCCATTTCATAGTCATGCAGAAACTCTAGGTTCTTATGTATTTTTCACTGAATAATCTTATGTTGTAAACCAGTTGATTTGGCGATCCATTGTAGTTTCAGGTGTTGAGACTGGAAATGAATACAGGAATTTAAAGCAGGAAGTTTCTGAAGAAATGGAACCAGATGGGAATGTGTCTCGATTTGAAAGCCAAGTGTCCTGGCCTGCTCGGTGCAGAAAAGCTGATGAATCTGAAGCAAACACAGAACAGTCTTCTGGGCGCTCCAGGGAAGGTGAACGGTCTACGGGTGAGGAAAACAGAGTCAGTCTGACTGAACAGCAGAGGGTCTGTCTGGGAGAAAAACCTCACGAGTGCGaggagtgtgggaaagcctttagtcAGCACTCGCGCCTCGTGGAACATCAGAGAGTCCACGCTGGAGACAGGCCCTACAAATGTGAGGAATGTGGGAAAACTTTCCGTGGGAGAACTGTGCTTATTCGGCACAAAATAAtacacactggagagaagccataTAAATGTAACGAGTGTGGCAAAGCCTTTGGCCGGTGGTCAGCTCTGAACCAACATCAGAGActtcacacaggagagaagcacTACCACTGTAATGAGTGCGGCAAAGCCTTTAGCCAGAAAGCAGGCCTCTTCCACCATCTCAAGATCCACACACGAGACAAGCCGTACCACTGTACTCAGTGTAATAAAAGTTTTAGTCGGCGCTCGATACTTACTCAGCATCAAGGCGTTCACACTGGGGCGAAGCCCTATGAGTGCAGCGAGTGTGGAAAAGCCTTTGTTTATAACTCATCCCTTGTTTCCCACCAGGAGATCCACCACAAAGAAAAGTGCCATCAgtgtaaagaatgtgggaaatcCTTCAGTCAGAGTGGCCTTGTTCAGCATCAGAGGATCCATACTGGGGAGAAACCTTACAAGTGTGATGTATGTGGAAAGGCCTTTATTCAGAGGACGAGTCTTACAGAACATCAGCGAATTCACACTGGGGAGAGACCGTATAAATGTGATAAGTGCGGGAAGGCTTTCACTCAAAGATCAGTCCTCACGGAACATCAgagaatccacactggagagaggCCTTACAAGTGCGATGAGTGTGGGAATGCCTTCCGAGGAATCACCAGCCTCATTCAGCATCAGAGaatccacactggggagaaaccctACCAATGTGatgaatgtggcaaagccttcaGACAGAGGTCAGATCTTAGTAAACACCAGAGAATCCATACTAGAGGTGGTCCCTGTGAATGTAAAGAGTGTGGGGAATCGTTCAGGCAGACCTCAGCTCTTACTCAACATCAGACTGTCCACAGAGGAGAAAAACCTGTTTCTGTGTGATGACTACAGGGAACTTGTGTCACAGAATGCAGGCTGCAGAGAAATCCTAGCTTTGAAATCATTTAGGGCAAAACGCCAGGCACTGTTGCTATGAGGAAACCTcagatattttataaagaattccCTGTGTGCTGCCTGTTCTCTCAGGTGCTGTGGAGATCAAGAAGCAGAACACCAAAGTCCTCTTCTCCAAAGTTTACAGTCTAGTTTGGGATAGCTAAGATCCACGTGTGAGGTTAGGTAAGACTGCAGCAGGACGGGAGGACTGATGATGCGAGTCCTGTGTCTTGGAAGTGGCATGTGGCGCACAGTAAGTGCTGTCCATCCGGGAGGATGGACCACCGGTGCCTCAGGGGGTCAGGAAAGCTCTTAGTGACCATAAGGGTTGGATGGGCAGAATTGGAAGGCAAAATGGAAACCATTTAGGGTGAAGGAAATGCAGGCAGAGGCAAGAATGCTCGTGGTTTGGAAGCATCCAAGCCAGCCTGAGGTGGAGAGTCTGTTCGGTTGGGCAGTTCGGAGTCCGTTCTCTGAGGTGGAATCCGTTCGGATGGGAATACACTGGCAGCAGAGCTTAGGGACGGACTGTGGGAGGGCGAGAGTGCCTCTTAGAAAACGCTTTTCTGACTTCATTCTTGAAATAGCTCTGTAACTTGAAATTACCGTCCATTGTAAAGGTGAGGACGCTGTTGCACATGGAGATGGTAACATAGCTACAGTGTCACACAAGGGAAGGACCAGGTACCGAAGTGTAGGTCTCCGCCTTCAAGTCCTGTCTGTTGTAGGGATTCCTCCACGTCGCTGAACATCAGAGTCGCGTGTGGAGCTCGTTTAAAATGCCCACGTCCCACTCACAGACATTCTGCTTCAttaagtctggggtgggggccgAGAATCTTCA
Proteins encoded in this window:
- the ZSCAN12 gene encoding zinc finger and SCAN domain-containing protein 12 isoform X1, whose protein sequence is MMASPWALQAHEDQDELLEVKIEEEEKEEYKDTTRQDQSLQKNNTHSREVFRQYFRQFCYQETSGPREALSRLRELCRRWLQPETHSKEQIVELLVLEQFLTILPEELQAWVREQQPESGEEVVTVLEDLEKELDEPGEQVSVHTEEQDQPLQETAPMGTEQEPSMSLPPLMAQLKCESPEPEAQLGERVSGVETGNEYRNLKQEVSEEMEPDGNVSRFESQVSWPARCRKADESEANTEQSSGRSREGERSTGEENRVSLTEQQRVCLGEKPHECEECGKAFSQHSRLVEHQRVHAGDRPYKCEECGKTFRGRTVLIRHKIIHTGEKPYKCNECGKAFGRWSALNQHQRLHTGEKHYHCNECGKAFSQKAGLFHHLKIHTRDKPYHCTQCNKSFSRRSILTQHQGVHTGAKPYECSECGKAFVYNSSLVSHQEIHHKEKCHQCKECGKSFSQSGLVQHQRIHTGEKPYKCDVCGKAFIQRTSLTEHQRIHTGERPYKCDKCGKAFTQRSVLTEHQRIHTGERPYKCDECGNAFRGITSLIQHQRIHTGEKPYQCDECGKAFRQRSDLSKHQRIHTRGGPCECKECGESFRQTSALTQHQTVHRGEKPVSV
- the ZSCAN12 gene encoding zinc finger and SCAN domain-containing protein 12 isoform X2, which encodes MMASPWALQAHEDQDELLEVKIEEEEKEEYKDTTRQDQSLQKNNTHSREVFRQYFRQFCYQETSGPREALSRLRELCRRWLQPETHSKEQIVELLVLEQFLTILPEELQAWVREQQPESGEEVVTVLEDLEKELDEPGEQVSVHTEEQDQPLQETAPMGTEQEPSMSLPPLMAQLKCESPEPEAQLGERVSGVETGNEYRNLKQEVSEEMEPDGNVSRFESQVSWPARCRKADESEANTEQSSGRSREGERSTGEENRVSLTEQQRVCLGEKPHECEECGKAFSQHSRLVEHQRVHAGDRPYKCEECGKTFRGRTVLIRHKIIHTGEKPYKCNECGKAFGRWSALNQHQRLHTGEKHYHCNECGKAFSQKAGLFHHLKIHTRDKPYHCTQCNKSFSRRSILTQHQGVHTGAKPYECSECGKAFVYNSSLVSHQEIHHKEKCHQCKECGKSFSQSGLVQHQRIHTGEKPYKCDVCGKAFIQRTSLTEHQRIHTGERPYKCDKCGKAFTQRSVLTEHQRIHTGERPYKCDECGNAFRGITSLIQHQRIHTGEKPYQCDECGKAFRQRKKTSYKEILLKNPCEPQAGVNLLLSALIPEWRSSCGKVPNSD
- the ZSCAN12 gene encoding zinc finger and SCAN domain-containing protein 12 isoform X3, whose product is MMASPWALQAHEDQDELLEVKIEEEEKEEYKDTTRQDQSLQKNNTHSREVFRQYFRQFCYQETSGPREALSRLRELCRRWLQPETHSKEQIVELLVLEQFLTILPEELQAWVREQQPESGEEVVTVLEDLEKELDEPGEQVSVHTEEQDQPLQETAPMGTEQEPSMSLPPLMAQLKFSGVETGNEYRNLKQEVSEEMEPDGNVSRFESQVSWPARCRKADESEANTEQSSGRSREGERSTGEENRVSLTEQQRVCLGEKPHECEECGKAFSQHSRLVEHQRVHAGDRPYKCEECGKTFRGRTVLIRHKIIHTGEKPYKCNECGKAFGRWSALNQHQRLHTGEKHYHCNECGKAFSQKAGLFHHLKIHTRDKPYHCTQCNKSFSRRSILTQHQGVHTGAKPYECSECGKAFVYNSSLVSHQEIHHKEKCHQCKECGKSFSQSGLVQHQRIHTGEKPYKCDVCGKAFIQRTSLTEHQRIHTGERPYKCDKCGKAFTQRSVLTEHQRIHTGERPYKCDECGNAFRGITSLIQHQRIHTGEKPYQCDECGKAFRQRSDLSKHQRIHTRGGPCECKECGESFRQTSALTQHQTVHRGEKPVSV